Proteins from one Nicotiana tabacum cultivar K326 chromosome 23, ASM71507v2, whole genome shotgun sequence genomic window:
- the LOC107780302 gene encoding short-chain dehydrogenase TIC 32 A, chloroplastic yields the protein MLETVKYLLGSAGPSGFGSKSTAEIVTEQSPDLRSITAIITGATSGIGAETARVLAKRGAKLILPARSLKAAEETKARILSESPDAEVIVMALDLSSLSSVRKFVTEFESLNFPLNLLINNAGKFAHQHAISEDGIEMTFATNHLGHFLLTKLLLKKMIETAKETGVQGRIVNVSSSIHGWFSGDSVQYLRLITKDKSQYDATRAYALSKLANVLHTKELAQILKKMGANVTVNCVHPGIVRTRLTREREGLVTDLVFFLTSKLLKTIPQAAATTCYVATHPRLANVSGKYFADCNEVSSSKLGSNLTEAARIWSASEIMVSKNSNAHLDPLETLL from the exons atgctTGAAACGGTTAAGTACCTGCTTGGCTCCGCCGGCCCTAGCGGTTTCGGTTCTAAATCCACCGCTGAAATTGtcaccgaacaatctcctgatcTTCGCTCCATCACCGCTATCATCACTG GTGCTACGTCAGGAATTGGAGCGGAAACAGCGAGAGTTCTGGCCAAACGCGGTGCTAAGCTGATTTTACCGGCTCGTAGCTTAAAAGCAGCTGAAGAAACCAAAGCTCGTATTCTCTCCGAATCGCCGGACGCGGAGGTTATCGTTATGGCTCTCGATCTTAGCTCTCTCAGTTCCGTACGGAAGTTCGTTACCGAATTTGAGAGTCTGAATTTTCCTCTCAATCTTCTTAT AAACAACGCCGGAAAATTCGCTCACCAGCACGCCATTTCTGAGGACGGAATTGAGATGACTTTCGCTACTAATCACCTAG GCCATTTCCTATTGACGAAGCTATTACTGAAGAAGATGATCGAGACGGCCAAAGAAACCGGCGTTCAAGGAAGAATAGTGAATGTGTCGTCAAGCATACACGGTTGGTTTTCCGGCGACTCGGTTCAGTATCTCCGACTGATCACTAAAGACAAAAG TCAATACGATGCGACACGTGCATATGCTCTCTCGAAGCTGGCTAATGTTTTGCATACCAAGGAGCTGGCTCAGATATTGAAA AAAATGGGGGCAAATGTGACAGTCAATTGTGTTCATCCTGGGATTGTTAGAACTAGACTAACTAGAGAACGCGAAGGCCTTGTCACTG atctggtgttctttttgACTTCAAAACTTTTAAAGACTATTCCACAG GCAGCTGCGACAACTTGCTATGTTGCAACTCATCCAAGACTTGCAAATGTGAGTGGAAAATATTTTGCAGACTGTAATGAAGTTTCTTCTTCAAAGTTGGGTTCCAATTTAACAGAGGCAGCACGCATATGGTCAGCTTCTGAGATTATGGTTTCTAAAAATTCTAATGCACATTTAGATCCATTGGAGACCTTGCTCTGA